In Sulfurisphaera javensis, a single genomic region encodes these proteins:
- a CDS encoding MupG family TIM beta-alpha barrel fold protein, whose amino-acid sequence MKKKIGFSVFPGWKEIKDEQLKIIRIAKNYGFSEIFFGIGPGTHWKTSIIESYTIAQEFLKESEDYYTFVDINPEILSTLGISPQEISKLKFKGVRADYGFTKEQIVEMAKQKIVELNPFEISEKEIDYILSQVNLERVKATHNYYPVLYSGISLKIFEEKTKVFKDRGIEIGAFISNPKFNLRTTLEMLRFSDPFTSTSFLSRYVDRVLIGDPIPEEKWLIEVSEAFKSNKIKIKLYDERAKSLLQSTFIVEKSKDYAIVCIPKEKVQSEIPKSYTKIFKNSVTLFNNEVWIFTKDLGVAPFTLIGEIDDINLEILRNSNEVTFKLE is encoded by the coding sequence GGAAGGAAATAAAAGATGAGCAACTAAAAATTATCAGAATTGCTAAAAATTATGGTTTCTCAGAAATATTCTTTGGTATTGGACCAGGAACCCACTGGAAAACTTCGATTATAGAATCTTATACAATAGCTCAAGAGTTCTTAAAAGAGAGTGAGGACTATTACACTTTCGTTGATATAAACCCAGAAATACTTTCAACTTTAGGAATATCACCTCAAGAAATTTCTAAACTAAAATTTAAGGGAGTAAGAGCGGATTATGGCTTTACAAAAGAACAAATAGTAGAAATGGCAAAGCAAAAGATTGTCGAATTAAACCCTTTCGAAATTTCTGAAAAAGAGATTGATTATATTCTTTCCCAGGTTAACTTAGAGAGGGTAAAAGCTACCCACAATTATTATCCCGTACTTTACAGTGGGATTTCATTAAAGATCTTCGAGGAGAAAACAAAGGTTTTCAAAGATAGGGGAATTGAAATAGGTGCATTTATTTCAAATCCTAAATTTAACTTGAGGACAACTCTAGAAATGCTAAGGTTTTCCGATCCCTTCACTTCCACTTCCTTTCTATCAAGGTATGTTGATAGAGTTTTGATAGGAGATCCTATACCAGAGGAAAAGTGGTTAATTGAAGTTTCAGAAGCATTTAAGTCAAATAAAATAAAAATAAAGTTATACGATGAAAGGGCAAAAAGCTTATTACAATCAACTTTTATAGTAGAAAAGTCTAAAGACTATGCTATAGTTTGCATACCAAAAGAGAAAGTTCAAAGTGAAATTCCAAAGTCTTATACTAAAATATTTAAAAACAGTGTAACATTATTCAATAACGAAGTTTGGATATTTACAAAGGATTTAGGAGTAGCGCCATTTACTTTAATAGGAGAAATTGACGATATTAATTTAGAGATTCTAAGAAACAGTA